The Sphingosinithalassobacter sp. CS137 genome includes a region encoding these proteins:
- a CDS encoding pirin family protein: MTDRTIRRLHPALRDDIGDLVTRRPVPGPAIDRIGAFLFLNHHGPQTYPPGNSGLPFGPHPHRGFETVTFILKGALAHTDSVGHANVIRAGGIQWMTAGSGIVHAEVSPEEFRRDGGPMEILQLWVNLPARLKMTDPRYVGAQADAIPAVAAGGATLHLVSGEWHGARGPVDSLTGVFLSWIELAPGAELVLDGLSGRDVFLYVARGAAQIGDASVPHFTLAELAEGDRVTIGSAEGAVLLFGHADPIDEPVVAHGPFVMNSAEEIRQAVIDYQAGRFGAAPIVEA, encoded by the coding sequence ATGACCGATCGGACCATTCGCCGACTGCACCCGGCGCTGCGCGACGACATCGGCGATCTGGTGACGCGCCGGCCGGTCCCCGGCCCGGCGATCGACCGCATCGGCGCCTTTCTGTTCCTCAACCACCATGGACCCCAGACCTACCCGCCGGGCAATTCGGGCCTTCCTTTCGGCCCGCATCCGCATCGCGGGTTCGAGACCGTGACCTTCATTCTCAAAGGCGCGCTCGCCCACACCGATTCCGTCGGGCATGCCAACGTGATCCGCGCCGGCGGCATCCAGTGGATGACCGCGGGGAGCGGCATCGTGCATGCCGAGGTTTCGCCCGAGGAATTCCGCCGCGACGGCGGCCCGATGGAGATCCTCCAGCTTTGGGTGAACCTGCCCGCGCGGCTGAAGATGACCGATCCGCGCTATGTCGGCGCGCAGGCGGACGCGATCCCCGCCGTCGCCGCAGGCGGCGCGACGCTCCACCTCGTTTCGGGCGAGTGGCACGGCGCGCGCGGCCCGGTCGACTCGCTGACCGGCGTGTTCCTGAGCTGGATCGAGCTTGCGCCCGGCGCCGAGCTTGTCCTCGATGGGCTCTCCGGGCGCGACGTTTTCCTCTATGTCGCCCGCGGCGCCGCGCAGATCGGCGACGCTTCGGTGCCCCATTTCACCCTCGCCGAGCTCGCCGAGGGCGATCGGGTGACGATCGGCTCGGCCGAGGGCGCCGTGCTGTTGTTCGGCCATGCCGATCCCATCGACGAGCCGGTCGTCGCGCACGGCCCCTTCGTGATGAACAGTGCCGAGGAGATCCGCCAGGCGGTGATCGACTATCAGGCGGGCAGGTTCGGCGCGGCCCCGATCGTCGAGGCCTGA
- the metW gene encoding methionine biosynthesis protein MetW: MTELRPDLAIIAANVAPGSRVLDIGCGDGALMAALRDRHGCDARGLEIDAGNVAAAMTRGLSVVQGDADIDLADYPDGAFDVAILSQTLQTTRRPDLVLEHLLRIGRQAFVSFPNFAHWRMRASLLARGRMPVTRELPSAWFDTPNIHHLTIEDFRDLVRGRGIAVDGCWFLAGGRQRGAAMANLFAEHAVFQLRREERTA; this comes from the coding sequence ATGACCGAGCTGCGACCCGATCTCGCGATCATCGCCGCCAATGTCGCGCCGGGCAGCCGGGTGCTCGACATCGGCTGCGGCGACGGCGCGCTGATGGCCGCGCTGCGCGACCGGCACGGCTGCGACGCACGCGGGCTCGAGATCGACGCCGGCAACGTCGCCGCGGCGATGACGCGCGGGCTCTCGGTCGTGCAGGGCGATGCCGACATCGACCTCGCCGACTATCCGGACGGCGCATTCGACGTCGCGATCCTCAGCCAGACGCTCCAGACCACGCGGCGCCCGGACCTGGTGCTCGAGCATCTGCTGCGCATCGGGCGGCAGGCCTTCGTCTCCTTCCCCAATTTCGCGCACTGGCGGATGCGAGCGTCGCTGCTGGCGCGCGGGCGGATGCCGGTGACGCGCGAGCTGCCGAGCGCCTGGTTCGACACGCCGAACATCCACCACCTCACGATCGAGGATTTCCGCGATCTGGTGCGCGGGCGGGGGATCGCAGTCGACGGCTGCTGGTTCCTTGCAGGAGGCCGGCAGCGCGGCGCGGCGATGGCGAATCTGTTCGCCGAGCACGCCGTTTTCCAGCTGCGGCGTGAGGAGAGGACAGCATGA
- a CDS encoding homoserine O-acetyltransferase MetX: MSGDARFGLGRTVTLPGPLRLDGGVLLSPVDIAYETYGALAPDGGNAVLVCHALTGDQHVASEHPRTGKPGWWSRMVGPGKPIDTDRFFVICANVLGSCMGSTGPASTNPATGRPWGMGFPVITIRDMVRAQALLLDHLGVARLHAVVGGSMGGMQALSWAATFPDRVTAAVVIASTARHSAQNIAFHEVGRQAVMADPRWNGGDYYAAGDPPTAGLAVARMAAHITYLSEAGLTAKFGRKLQAREAKTFGFDADFQVESYLRHQGISFVDRFDANSYLYITRAMDYFDLAEEHGGLLANAFRASKARFCVVSFDTDWLYPTADSRAIVHALNAAAAPTSFVELSSPFGHDAFLLENPELSRMIGGFLRAGER; the protein is encoded by the coding sequence ATGAGTGGAGATGCGCGTTTCGGCCTTGGCCGCACGGTGACGCTGCCGGGGCCGCTGCGGCTCGACGGCGGCGTGCTGCTGTCGCCGGTCGATATCGCCTATGAAACCTATGGCGCGCTGGCGCCCGATGGCGGCAATGCCGTCCTCGTCTGCCATGCGCTCACCGGCGACCAGCATGTCGCGTCCGAACATCCGCGCACCGGCAAGCCGGGCTGGTGGAGCCGCATGGTCGGACCGGGCAAGCCGATCGATACCGACCGGTTCTTCGTCATCTGCGCCAATGTACTGGGAAGCTGCATGGGCTCGACCGGCCCGGCGAGCACAAACCCGGCGACCGGCAGGCCCTGGGGCATGGGTTTTCCGGTGATCACCATCCGCGACATGGTGCGCGCACAGGCTTTGCTGCTCGACCATCTCGGCGTCGCGCGGCTGCATGCGGTGGTCGGCGGATCGATGGGCGGGATGCAGGCGCTCAGCTGGGCGGCGACCTTCCCCGATCGCGTCACGGCAGCGGTCGTAATCGCATCGACCGCGCGCCATTCGGCCCAGAACATCGCCTTTCACGAAGTCGGGCGGCAAGCGGTGATGGCCGATCCGCGCTGGAACGGCGGCGACTATTATGCGGCCGGTGACCCGCCGACCGCCGGCCTCGCTGTCGCGCGCATGGCAGCGCACATCACCTATCTTTCCGAAGCCGGGCTCACTGCCAAGTTCGGGCGCAAGCTCCAGGCGCGCGAAGCCAAGACCTTCGGCTTCGACGCCGATTTCCAGGTCGAAAGCTATCTGCGGCATCAGGGGATCAGCTTCGTCGACCGGTTCGACGCCAACAGCTATCTCTACATCACCCGGGCGATGGACTATTTCGACCTCGCCGAAGAGCATGGCGGGCTGCTCGCCAACGCCTTCCGCGCGTCGAAGGCGCGTTTCTGCGTCGTCAGCTTCGACACCGACTGGCTCTATCCCACCGCCGATTCGCGCGCGATTGTCCATGCGCTCAACGCCGCCGCGGCGCCGACCAGCTTCGTCGAACTCTCCTCGCCCTTCGGCCATGACGCCTTCCTGCTCGAGAACCCGGAATTGTCGCGCATGATCGGCGGATTTCTCCGCGCGGGAGAGCGCTGA
- a CDS encoding flavin monoamine oxidase family protein, with translation MRAGGTLWRALETARRANCAAAGETLPQPGGQPLPRRALLKGLAAAATVAAMPRPAHAFTGGRVAVIGGGIAGLTALHRLRAAGVDAHLYEARGRIGGRMFTWRPADGGTPFEQGGQLVNSDHRDIHMLAAEFGIALLDRKEAPHRSLLVANGALVPPDALAEALRPIAARIGADADRLDADYARVAPALDRLSVADYLDRHADKLPQPWVRRLLEATARTEYGAEPQDASALELIFNLPTVDGRRVEVLGGSDEQFVLDGGSGALTDAIAARHAAHITTGRRLLRIDSIRGGLRLSFLDGSTAHADRVIVAVPAPILRQIHFGVPLPPLWRHFIETVELGRNEKVQAATRGRPARAALGAGGELWDADPEAGYALGWDGSVPGAAAPVWTWYLGGDQVDCAGPADARAAAFAARSVLAIPGFAEHLTSEVRATRWCRDPLTLGAYSNYRPGQLTRFAPLFWVESHDPAERQQAIVGPITFAGEHLSDAWPGYMNGGAQTGRLAAETLIGSAAIRAAA, from the coding sequence ATGCGAGCAGGCGGCACGCTGTGGCGCGCGCTGGAAACGGCGCGACGCGCGAACTGTGCCGCGGCGGGCGAGACGCTGCCGCAGCCCGGCGGCCAGCCCCTGCCGCGCCGCGCCTTGCTGAAAGGCCTCGCCGCCGCCGCGACCGTGGCGGCGATGCCGCGCCCCGCGCACGCTTTCACCGGCGGCCGCGTCGCGGTCATCGGCGGCGGCATCGCCGGGCTCACCGCACTTCACCGGCTGCGCGCGGCGGGCGTCGACGCGCATCTCTACGAAGCGCGCGGGCGGATCGGCGGCCGCATGTTCACCTGGCGCCCCGCCGACGGCGGCACGCCGTTCGAACAGGGCGGACAGCTGGTGAACAGCGATCACCGCGACATCCACATGCTCGCCGCCGAATTCGGGATCGCGCTGCTCGACCGCAAGGAAGCGCCGCACCGATCGCTGCTCGTGGCGAACGGCGCGCTCGTGCCGCCGGACGCGCTCGCCGAGGCGTTGCGCCCGATCGCGGCCCGGATCGGCGCCGACGCCGACCGGCTCGATGCCGACTATGCCCGCGTCGCGCCTGCCCTCGACCGGCTTTCGGTGGCCGACTATCTCGATCGGCATGCCGACAAGCTGCCCCAGCCCTGGGTCCGCCGCCTGCTCGAAGCGACCGCGCGGACCGAATATGGTGCCGAACCGCAGGACGCGTCGGCGCTCGAGCTGATCTTCAACCTTCCCACCGTCGACGGCCGCCGAGTCGAGGTGCTGGGCGGCAGCGACGAGCAGTTCGTCCTCGACGGCGGCAGCGGCGCACTGACCGACGCCATCGCCGCGCGCCACGCGGCGCATATCACCACCGGACGCCGCCTGCTGCGGATCGACTCGATTCGCGGCGGCCTGCGCCTTTCCTTCCTCGACGGCAGCACGGCGCATGCCGATCGCGTGATCGTCGCCGTGCCCGCCCCGATCCTGCGCCAGATCCATTTCGGCGTGCCGCTCCCGCCGCTGTGGCGCCACTTCATCGAGACGGTCGAACTCGGCCGAAACGAGAAGGTGCAGGCGGCTACTCGGGGCCGGCCGGCGCGCGCCGCGCTGGGAGCGGGCGGCGAGCTGTGGGACGCCGACCCGGAGGCCGGCTATGCGCTCGGCTGGGACGGCTCGGTTCCCGGCGCCGCGGCGCCGGTATGGACCTGGTATCTGGGCGGCGATCAGGTCGATTGCGCCGGCCCGGCGGACGCCCGCGCCGCAGCGTTCGCCGCGCGGAGTGTGCTCGCCATCCCCGGCTTCGCCGAGCACCTGACCAGCGAAGTCCGCGCCACCCGCTGGTGCCGCGACCCGCTCACGCTTGGCGCCTACAGCAACTATCGGCCGGGCCAGCTCACCCGATTTGCGCCGCTCTTCTGGGTGGAGTCGCACGATCCGGCAGAACGGCAGCAGGCCATCGTCGGCCCGATCACCTTCGCCGGCGAGCATCTGTCGGATGCCTGGCCCGGCTATATGAACGGCGGCGCGCAGACCGGGCGCCTGGCGGCCGAAACCCTGATCGGCAGCGCCGCAATTCGCGCCGCCGCTTGA
- the hisC gene encoding histidinol-phosphate transaminase, translating into MSAPQPKPWILDIAPYVPGRSTTDSGAKAAKLSSNENPLGTPEAARDAFAAACGNLERYPDAGATALREALAAKHGLDPARIIYGTGSDEVLHLAAGAFAGPGDEVIFVRYGFAVYEIAARRVGASPVVAPDRDYATDVDAILACVTDRTRVVYVANPNNPTGTHSSRAEIARLHAGLPSSVLLVLDHAYAEYLTPEDDDGGLELAKTAPNVLVTRTFSKIYGLAAERIGWGYAAAPVIDAMHRIRAPFNVTIAGQRAAIAALGADEFVDESRSHNAQWRAWLDEQVAALGNAGLRAVPSQANFLLVLFEGAVSAETAYKALMERGYIVRWLPGQGLPHGLRITIGTEEEVRGLAAALREIVGG; encoded by the coding sequence ATGAGCGCACCCCAACCCAAACCCTGGATCCTCGACATCGCCCCCTATGTTCCCGGGCGGTCGACCACCGACAGCGGCGCAAAGGCCGCCAAGCTCTCGTCGAACGAGAACCCGCTCGGCACGCCCGAGGCCGCTCGCGATGCCTTTGCGGCGGCGTGCGGCAATCTGGAGCGCTATCCCGACGCGGGGGCGACGGCGCTGCGCGAGGCGCTGGCGGCGAAGCACGGCCTTGATCCCGCGCGGATCATCTACGGCACCGGATCGGACGAAGTGCTGCATCTCGCCGCAGGTGCGTTCGCCGGGCCGGGCGACGAAGTGATCTTCGTCCGCTACGGCTTCGCAGTGTACGAGATCGCGGCGCGGCGCGTTGGCGCAAGCCCGGTGGTGGCGCCCGATCGCGACTATGCAACCGATGTCGACGCGATCCTCGCCTGCGTCACCGATCGCACGCGTGTCGTCTATGTCGCCAATCCGAACAATCCGACCGGAACGCACAGTTCGCGCGCGGAGATCGCCCGGCTGCACGCGGGGCTGCCGTCCAGCGTGCTGCTGGTGCTCGACCATGCCTATGCCGAATATCTGACGCCGGAGGACGACGACGGCGGGCTGGAGCTCGCGAAGACGGCGCCGAACGTGCTGGTGACGCGCACCTTCTCGAAGATCTACGGCCTTGCCGCCGAACGGATCGGCTGGGGCTATGCCGCGGCGCCGGTGATCGACGCGATGCATCGCATTCGCGCGCCCTTCAACGTCACCATCGCCGGCCAGCGTGCGGCGATCGCCGCGCTGGGCGCCGACGAATTCGTCGACGAGAGCCGCAGTCACAATGCGCAGTGGCGCGCCTGGCTGGACGAGCAGGTGGCGGCGCTCGGCAATGCGGGGCTGCGCGCGGTGCCGTCGCAGGCGAATTTCCTGCTGGTGCTGTTCGAAGGCGCGGTGAGCGCCGAGACCGCATACAAGGCGCTGATGGAGCGCGGCTACATCGTGCGCTGGCTGCCCGGGCAGGGGCTGCCGCACGGCCTGCGCATCACCATCGGCACCGAGGAGGAGGTCCGCGGGCTCGCCGCCGCGCTGCGCGAGATCGTGGGCGGCTGA
- a CDS encoding prephenate/arogenate dehydrogenase family protein, with the protein MLPFARVTVIGLGLIGSSVARAVRAQMPGVRLTGYDADAEVRDTAQRLGLCDDIADSAGAAVTDADFVILCVPVGAMGAAAAEFADDLPPDAIVSDVGSCKASVAEALAAALPGATIIPAHPVAGTEQSGPEAGFASLFQHRWCIVTPPEGADPLAVERVAEFWRRLGAEVERMEPAHHDLVLAITSHLPHLIAYTIVGTASDLEQVTRSEVIKYSAGGFRDFTRIAASDPTMWRDVFLANREAVLEMLQRFSEDLSALQRAIRWGKGDELFELFSRTRAVRRSILEQGQDDARPDFGRSHD; encoded by the coding sequence ATGCTGCCCTTCGCCCGCGTCACCGTGATCGGGCTGGGGCTGATCGGCTCGTCGGTCGCCCGTGCCGTGCGCGCGCAGATGCCGGGCGTACGGCTGACCGGCTATGACGCCGATGCGGAAGTGCGCGATACCGCGCAGCGGCTCGGCCTGTGCGACGATATCGCCGACAGCGCCGGGGCGGCAGTGACCGACGCCGATTTCGTGATCCTCTGCGTGCCCGTCGGCGCGATGGGAGCGGCCGCCGCCGAGTTCGCGGACGATCTGCCGCCCGATGCGATCGTCAGCGACGTGGGATCGTGCAAGGCCAGCGTTGCCGAAGCGCTGGCGGCGGCGCTGCCGGGCGCGACGATCATTCCCGCGCATCCGGTCGCGGGCACCGAGCAGAGCGGCCCCGAAGCGGGCTTCGCGAGTCTCTTCCAGCATCGCTGGTGCATCGTCACTCCGCCCGAGGGCGCCGATCCGCTGGCGGTGGAGCGCGTGGCGGAATTCTGGCGGCGGCTGGGTGCCGAGGTCGAGCGGATGGAGCCCGCGCATCATGATCTGGTGCTGGCGATCACCAGCCATCTGCCGCACCTGATCGCCTATACGATCGTCGGCACCGCATCGGATCTCGAGCAAGTCACGCGCTCGGAGGTCATCAAATATTCGGCCGGCGGCTTTCGCGACTTCACCCGGATCGCGGCATCGGATCCGACGATGTGGCGCGACGTGTTCCTCGCCAATCGCGAGGCGGTGCTCGAGATGCTCCAGCGCTTCTCCGAAGACCTTTCGGCGCTCCAGCGGGCGATCCGATGGGGCAAGGGCGATGAGCTGTTCGAACTGTTCAGCCGCACGCGCGCGGTGCGCAGGAGCATCCTCGAGCAAGGGCAGGACGATGCGCGGCCGGACTTCGGCCGGTCGCACGACTGA
- a CDS encoding lysophospholipid acyltransferase family protein produces the protein MRTFLFQLVFYGLSVPIVLCAPLAALFGQRALIAYTHGWATFLNWCVRGIAGARVVIEGAPPRGATLFAAKHESYFETLELARRIDGPAIVMKRELLKIPVWGWASKVYGVIPVDRSASAKALRMIMREGQKAREAGRSVLIFPEGTRVAPGETPPIKSGFAGLYRALQLPVVPVAVQSGHVWSRGGRMRRGVIRIRFGEPFPPGLPRDEAEALVQAGINALDEAERR, from the coding sequence TTGCGCACCTTTCTCTTCCAGCTGGTCTTCTACGGCCTGTCGGTTCCGATCGTGCTCTGCGCGCCGCTTGCGGCGCTGTTCGGGCAGCGCGCGCTGATCGCCTATACCCACGGCTGGGCGACGTTCCTCAACTGGTGCGTGCGTGGGATCGCGGGTGCGCGCGTGGTGATCGAAGGTGCGCCGCCCCGGGGCGCGACTCTCTTCGCGGCCAAGCACGAGAGCTATTTCGAGACGCTAGAGCTCGCCCGGCGGATCGACGGCCCGGCGATCGTGATGAAGCGCGAGCTGCTGAAGATCCCCGTCTGGGGCTGGGCGTCGAAAGTCTATGGGGTGATCCCGGTCGACCGATCCGCTTCCGCCAAGGCGCTGCGGATGATCATGCGCGAGGGGCAAAAGGCGCGCGAAGCCGGCCGATCGGTGCTGATCTTTCCCGAGGGCACCCGCGTCGCGCCCGGCGAAACGCCGCCGATCAAATCTGGCTTTGCCGGGCTCTATCGTGCGCTCCAGCTGCCGGTGGTGCCGGTGGCGGTGCAATCGGGCCATGTCTGGTCGCGTGGCGGTCGGATGCGCCGCGGCGTGATCCGCATCCGCTTCGGCGAGCCGTTTCCACCCGGCCTGCCGCGCGACGAGGCCGAGGCGCTGGTTCAGGCGGGGATCAACGCGCTCGACGAGGCCGAGCGCCGCTGA
- a CDS encoding YdcF family protein, translating to MIWRLAAAAVIAWGLGFALFLMSLGGPLEPQRTDAIVVLTGGPGRIDRGLALMHQRGAERMLVSGVAPEVRPRELAAEYQVDDSLFECCIDLGHQAVDTRSNAEETAEWVHAHGYRTVRLVTSDWHMPRARLELRHALNEEVELMGDPVRTSPRLSTLLREYHKYLVRRVALLVGAG from the coding sequence GTGATCTGGCGACTGGCGGCGGCGGCGGTGATCGCCTGGGGCCTGGGCTTCGCGCTCTTCCTGATGTCGCTCGGCGGTCCGCTCGAGCCGCAGCGCACCGATGCGATCGTCGTGCTCACGGGCGGCCCCGGCCGGATCGATCGCGGCCTTGCGCTGATGCACCAGCGCGGCGCCGAGCGGATGCTGGTGAGCGGCGTCGCACCCGAAGTCCGCCCGCGCGAACTCGCGGCGGAGTATCAAGTCGATGATTCGCTGTTCGAATGCTGCATCGATCTGGGGCATCAGGCAGTCGACACCCGATCGAACGCCGAGGAAACCGCCGAATGGGTGCACGCCCATGGCTATCGCACGGTGCGGCTGGTGACGTCGGACTGGCACATGCCCCGCGCGCGGCTCGAGCTGCGCCATGCGCTCAACGAGGAAGTCGAGCTGATGGGCGATCCGGTGCGCACCAGCCCGCGCCTCTCGACGCTGCTGCGGGAATATCACAAATATCTCGTTCGCCGCGTCGCATTGCTCGTCGGCGCAGGCTAG
- a CDS encoding cell division protein FtsX, translated as MKFSLNPTAPDRRLLDAGRHTRAMRWIMAIMLFLTVLAGALGLGMVAATASLDRQLSGRLTVQIVEPDADARDREAAQMVAAFRALPGVVRAEEVDRERLAELLRPWLGDAGLDADLPMPAMIDVDLADAAPATAARVEQTARAIAPNARVDRHAQWLSPVRSFMTTLSWLATGLVLLMAVATAAVVLLVARSGLDTHRDTIEVLHMLGSTDVQVARLFQRRIAFDTLLGGLVGAAVAIGLVAFLQTRIGTIGSEMLSGVALQQRDWFLLLMLPIAFALLATFAARTAVLRALGKTL; from the coding sequence GTGAAGTTCAGCCTCAATCCCACCGCTCCCGACCGGCGGCTGCTCGACGCGGGGCGGCACACCCGCGCGATGCGCTGGATCATGGCGATCATGCTGTTCCTCACCGTGCTCGCGGGCGCACTGGGGCTGGGCATGGTCGCGGCGACCGCTTCGCTCGACCGGCAGCTCTCGGGCCGCCTCACGGTCCAGATCGTCGAGCCGGACGCGGACGCGCGCGACCGCGAGGCGGCGCAGATGGTGGCGGCGTTCCGCGCCCTGCCCGGCGTGGTTCGCGCCGAGGAAGTCGATCGCGAGCGGCTCGCCGAACTGCTCCGCCCCTGGCTCGGCGACGCCGGGCTCGACGCCGATCTGCCGATGCCGGCGATGATCGACGTCGATCTGGCCGATGCGGCCCCGGCAACGGCCGCGCGGGTCGAACAGACGGCGCGCGCGATCGCGCCGAACGCACGAGTCGATCGCCACGCACAATGGCTGTCGCCCGTGCGGAGTTTCATGACCACGCTCAGCTGGCTGGCGACGGGGCTGGTGCTGCTCATGGCGGTCGCGACCGCCGCGGTCGTTCTGCTGGTGGCACGATCGGGGCTGGACACGCACCGCGACACGATCGAAGTGCTCCACATGCTGGGATCGACCGATGTGCAGGTGGCGCGCCTCTTTCAGCGGCGGATCGCGTTCGATACGCTGCTCGGCGGGCTCGTCGGCGCTGCGGTGGCGATCGGGCTGGTGGCATTCCTCCAGACGCGGATCGGCACGATCGGTTCGGAGATGCTGAGCGGGGTGGCGCTGCAGCAGCGCGACTGGTTCCTGCTCCTGATGCTGCCGATCGCCTTCGCGCTGCTCGCGACCTTCGCCGCGCGGACGGCGGTCCTGCGAGCGCTGGGGAAGACCTTGTGA
- the ftsE gene encoding cell division ATP-binding protein FtsE: MANIVQFENVGLRYGTGPETLSDVSFALTTGAFYFVTGASGAGKTSLLKLLYLARRPSRGIVRLFGEDTVLLPRKRLPGFRRRIGVVFQDFRLLPHLSAYDNIALPLRVAGMPEGDIEAPVREMLAWVGLEGRGKAKPPTLSGGEQQRIAIARAVIGRPEILVADEPTGNVDPDMAERLLHLFDSLNRLGTTVVVATHDFHLLNRIPNAHMMRLDKGRLSDPTGALRHPAGPAA, from the coding sequence ATGGCCAATATCGTTCAATTCGAGAATGTCGGGCTGCGCTATGGCACCGGCCCCGAGACGCTGTCGGACGTCAGCTTCGCGCTCACCACCGGCGCCTTTTATTTCGTCACCGGCGCCTCGGGGGCCGGCAAGACGTCGCTGCTCAAGCTGCTCTATCTCGCGCGACGGCCGAGCCGCGGCATCGTCCGCCTGTTCGGCGAGGACACGGTGCTGCTGCCGCGCAAGCGCCTGCCCGGCTTTCGCCGCCGCATCGGCGTCGTCTTCCAGGACTTTCGGCTCCTCCCGCACCTTTCCGCCTATGACAATATCGCCCTGCCGCTGCGCGTCGCCGGCATGCCCGAGGGCGACATCGAGGCGCCGGTGCGCGAGATGCTGGCCTGGGTGGGTCTGGAGGGACGCGGCAAGGCCAAGCCGCCCACGCTCTCGGGCGGGGAACAGCAGCGGATCGCCATCGCCCGCGCAGTGATCGGCCGTCCGGAGATTCTGGTCGCCGACGAACCCACCGGAAACGTCGATCCCGACATGGCCGAGCGGCTGCTGCACCTGTTCGATTCGCTCAACCGGCTCGGCACCACCGTCGTCGTCGCGACGCACGACTTTCATTTGCTCAACCGTATCCCGAACGCGCACATGATGCGGCTCGACAAGGGGCGGCTGAGCGACCCCACCGGCGCACTGCGCCACCCGGCCGGACCGGCGGCGTGA
- the gorA gene encoding glutathione-disulfide reductase has translation MAEYDYDLFVIGAGSGGVRAARVSAAHGAKVAIAEEYRVGGTCVIRGCVPKKLLVYGAHFAEDLKDARRFGWNVPEPCEFDWATLRDNVLSEVDRLNKAYSQTLDSHGVEMILERAAVSGPNEVTLASGRTVRAERILIATGARPSVPPCPGHEHGITSNEVFHLDRLPKRILIAGAGYIANEFAGIFNQFGTKVTLINRSDVILRGYDESIRDRLLQISMTKGIDFRFHAEFRGIEKMDDGCLRVSMTNHEDMVVDCVLFATGRVPNTEGLGLAEAGVEIDAKGAVKVDADNRSAVESIYAVGDVTNRVQLTPVAIREGQAFADTIYGGKPTRVDYDCIPAAVFSHPPMAGVGMTEGEAKNRLGSVKIYTSDFRAMKDVLADRHERALYKMVCDATNDRVVGLHMIGPDAPEILQAAAVAVKAGLTKADFDNTVALHPSMAEELVLLK, from the coding sequence ATGGCCGAATACGACTATGATCTCTTCGTCATCGGTGCCGGTTCGGGCGGCGTGCGCGCGGCGCGCGTTTCGGCCGCGCACGGCGCGAAAGTGGCGATCGCCGAGGAGTATCGCGTCGGCGGCACCTGCGTCATCCGCGGCTGCGTTCCCAAGAAGCTGCTCGTCTATGGCGCGCATTTCGCCGAGGATCTGAAAGACGCCCGCCGGTTCGGCTGGAACGTGCCCGAACCGTGCGAATTCGACTGGGCGACGCTGCGTGACAATGTCCTCTCCGAGGTCGACCGGCTCAACAAGGCGTATAGCCAGACGCTCGATAGTCATGGCGTCGAGATGATCCTCGAGCGAGCGGCGGTCTCGGGCCCGAACGAAGTGACGCTGGCGAGCGGGCGCACCGTGCGCGCCGAACGCATCCTGATCGCGACCGGCGCGCGGCCCTCGGTGCCTCCATGCCCGGGGCACGAACATGGCATCACGTCGAACGAAGTGTTCCACCTCGACCGCCTGCCCAAGCGCATCCTGATCGCGGGCGCCGGCTATATCGCCAACGAGTTCGCCGGCATCTTCAATCAGTTCGGCACCAAGGTGACTCTGATCAACCGATCGGACGTGATCCTGCGCGGCTATGACGAATCGATCCGTGATCGGCTGCTCCAGATCAGCATGACCAAGGGGATCGACTTCCGCTTCCATGCCGAATTCCGCGGCATCGAGAAGATGGATGACGGCTGCCTGAGGGTTTCGATGACCAATCACGAGGACATGGTCGTCGATTGCGTGCTGTTCGCCACCGGGCGCGTGCCGAACACCGAGGGACTGGGGCTGGCCGAGGCCGGCGTCGAGATCGACGCCAAGGGCGCGGTGAAAGTGGATGCCGACAACCGATCGGCGGTCGAGAGCATCTATGCGGTGGGCGATGTGACCAACCGCGTGCAGCTGACTCCCGTGGCGATCCGCGAGGGGCAGGCGTTCGCCGACACGATCTACGGCGGCAAGCCGACGCGAGTCGATTACGACTGCATCCCCGCCGCGGTGTTCAGCCATCCGCCGATGGCGGGCGTGGGGATGACCGAGGGCGAGGCGAAGAACAGGCTCGGCTCGGTCAAAATCTATACCTCCGACTTTCGCGCGATGAAGGACGTGCTTGCCGACCGGCACGAGCGGGCGCTCTACAAGATGGTGTGCGACGCGACGAACGACCGCGTGGTCGGGCTGCACATGATCGGGCCGGACGCGCCCGAAATCCTGCAGGCGGCGGCGGTCGCGGTGAAGGCGGGGCTGACCAAGGCCGACTTCGACAATACGGTCGCGCTGCACCCGAGCATGGCCGAGGAGCTGGTGCTGCTCAAATAG